The following coding sequences lie in one Chloroflexota bacterium genomic window:
- the vsr gene encoding DNA mismatch endonuclease Vsr yields MSRSENMKRIRAYNTTPELSVRKLLHGLGYRFRLHRSDLPGRPDVTLSRYRAALFVNGCFWHGHGCRRGRMPKSNLSYWLPKIQRNQERDRKNYDALIKSGWNPVIVWECEVKDQDSLKNRLQVTLQRSQGEARAS; encoded by the coding sequence TTGAGCCGCAGTGAAAATATGAAGAGAATCCGGGCTTACAACACGACGCCGGAGTTATCTGTTAGAAAACTGCTTCATGGGCTTGGGTATCGCTTCCGGCTCCACAGAAGTGATTTGCCAGGTCGCCCGGATGTCACTTTGTCTCGCTATCGAGCGGCACTTTTTGTCAATGGGTGCTTTTGGCATGGGCACGGCTGTAGACGGGGTCGAATGCCTAAGTCAAATCTGTCTTACTGGTTGCCTAAGATCCAAAGAAATCAGGAACGCGATCGCAAGAATTACGATGCCTTGATTAAGTCTGGGTGGAATCCCGTCATTGTGTGGGAGTGTGAGGTGAAGGATCAGGATTCGCTGAAGAATCGGCTGCAGGTTACCTTACAGAGGTCGCAAGGGGAGGCTAGAGCATCGTGA